ACCGTTCGCCATCGAACGAATTGAAAGTCACGCAAGAGCTGATCTCGATCATGCTGGGCGTGCGCCGCGAAAGCATCACGGCCGCCGCCGGTAAATTGCAGGAAGAAGGCTTGATTCACTATCGCCGCGGCAATATCACGGTGCTGGACCGCGCCGGCCTGGAATGCTATGCGGGCGAATGCTACAAGGTCGCCAAGACGGAATACGACCGCTTGCTGCGCGACGTGTCGCGCTGCTGAACCGCTGCTGAGCTGAACAGATAAAAAAATGGCCGGGCTGCATGCCCGGCCATTTTTTTGCATCCAGAAACACTCACACGCTGGCGTCTTCGCTGAGCTCTTCCGGCTCCGGCGTCAGCGGCAGCGGAATCACGGCTTCCACGCAAGTCCCCTTGCCTTCCGGCCCCTGGCGCACGGTGAGGGTGCCTCCCAGCAGCAAGGCCCGCTCGCGCATGCCCAGCAAGCCGTGCGACATGGGTTTTTGCAGCGCGTCTTCGGTGATGCCGATGCCGTCGTCGATCACGCGCAGCACCAGGCCGTGTTCATTGCGTTTCAATGTCACGCTGACCATGCCGGCACGCGCATACTTGAGGATATTCGTCAGCGATTCCTGCACGATACGGAACAGGGCAATCGTCAGGGTGGCTTCGCGGTTGTCGATATTGATGGCCACGTCCGTTTCGCAGCGCACCGAACTCATGCGCGAAAAATCCTCGCAATAGCTTTCGATGGCGGCGCACAGGCCCAGATTGTCCAGCAGGCTGGGGCGCAGGTCTTCCACGATGCGGCGCTTCAGTTCCACCGTCTCCAGCAAGGTGGCCTTGGCGCGGCGCAACTGCGTGGCCAGTTCCGGCTGCGTGTGGGCCAGTTGCTGCGTGACGGCGCCCAGGTCCATGCTGATCGAGGTCAGGTTGGCGCCCAGCTCATCGTGCAGCTCGCGCGCCAGGCGCGCTTTTTCCACTTCATTGACGCTGATCAAATGGCGCGACAGCACGGATAATTGCTCAGTACGCTTGCTGACCGTCGATTCCAAGGTATCGTTGGCATTTTGCAATGCATATTCGACGGCCGCGCGGTTCTGGAAGCTGCGCCGCACCAGCTGGTAAAACATGATCAGCACGAGGATGGCCAGGGCATTGATGCCGATGCCGAGCAGCACGGCTTTCTGGTACTCATGATAAAAGGCGGCGCTGCCGGACGACAGCGCTTCATTCTGTTCGCGCGTCATGATCACCACCTGCAGGCGGATTTCGTCCATGGTGGCACGGTCATCGGTCACGCGCGAGATATTGACGATTTCAGCCAGCCCGCCCTGCTTGTAGACCTCGATCGACTCTTGCAGCATCGACATCTTGCGACGGATTAAACTCTTTAATTGCGCCAGGTTTTTCAGCTGGGTGGGACTGCCCGCGAGCAAGCTTTGCAGCTCATTCAATTCGTTGTCGATTTCCGTGGCAGCCGTCTTCGACGGTCCCAGGTAGGTTTCTGAGCCGGAAATGAAATAGCCGCGCAAGCTGCTTTCCGCATCGAGCACGAGCACGTTCAAGTACTGCAGACGGTCCGCCACGCGGGCGCTCTGGCTGAGCAAGGCGTTCGTGCCCTTCAGCGACTGCAGGTTGTGATAGAGACTGAAACCATTGAGTACAAGCAGCAAGGCGCACGTCACGCACAGGATCGTCTTGTAGAGGGGCAGGCGGTGATTCGGGGCCGGTTCAGCGGTGAAATACATCCTGATGTGCATCCTTAGCAAGGTTCGGCGCGGGAAAAAAACGCCGGCGCCGGCCAATTATAGTCCTCGCCACAAACTGCTGCACTGCACAAGTCGTGCTGGCTGGCTGGCTGAGCGATCATGTTTCCATGATCGCACCGCAGCGCTAGTCAAGCAAATTGTTTTTCATTGCGTAATAGGTCAAGTCGCTGTTCGATTGCAAGCCCATTTTTTCCATGATGCGCGTACGGTAAGTACTCACCGTCTTGATGCTCAGCGACAAGGCCACGCCGATATCGGACACGGTGGCGCCGCGCGCCAGGCGCAGGAAGACCTGGAACTCGCGGTCCGACAATTCCGTATGCAGGGCGGCATTCGTGTCGCGGTCAAACGACTGCGCCAGCAATTCACCGACGGTGGAACTGACATAGCGGCGCCCCTGGAACACGGTGCGCACGGCCGTCATCAGCTCATCGGCTTCGCATTCCTTGTTCAGATAGCCATTCGCTCCCATCTTGAACAGGTTCAGCGCATATTGCTGCGCAGGATAGCCGCTGAGGATCAGCACGGGCAATTCCGGCTGGCCCTGGCGGATCGTGCGCAAGGTATCGATGCCGCTCTGATCGGGCATGGCGATATCGAGCAGCAATACATCGCATATTTCGCGGCGGGCGATATCGAGCGCTTCGCGCCCCGTACCGGCTTCCGCCACCACACTGAAATCGCTTGACGACGAAAAAATCTGCTTGAATCCAGCTCGTACTATTTGGTGATCATCACAAATGGCAACGCGTATCATTGTTTCCCCTTAAATTTTCCTGGCCTGGGAAAGACTACCGGAACCTGCACGCTGCTCCGGCTTAGCGTCACTAACAAAAACGCAACATTAACATTATATTCAAAATATGGCATGCTGTACGGTAGCGTCAACGCCAAGGCGGAGCGCCCATGCAGTATAGTCAACTTGCTCAACTGCGACCGGACAACCCCACCTATATTGGTACAAATCTTATTTTAGCAAGTTTAAAATCGCCATTAATTCATTGCGTATCCACACGCGGTCCAACGGCGCTTCCTGCGGCACGACGGGCATGGCCGGCAGCACAGGCAATTCGTCGAGGACGGCATGCGAGGCGCCACGGCTGTCGAGCTTGTTGCGCGCGCCGCTGATGGTAAAGCCCTGCTCATACAGCAATTCGCGGATGCGGCGTATCAGCAGCACCTCATGGTGCTGATAATAACGGCGGTTGCCACGTCGTTTGACCGGCTTGAGCTGGGAAAACTCCTGCTCCCAGTAGCGCAGTACGTGCGGTTTGACGCCGCACAACTCGCTCACCTCGCCAATCGTGAAATAGCGTTTCGCCGGAATGGGTGGCAAGGCGATCAACTCGGTTTTACTGATGCGCTCGTTCATCGCCACTCACTCAGGCAGCACGTGCCAGCGGACTGGTCTCTTCGACCATGCTTTTCAGCTTCTGGCTCGCATGAAAAGTCACGACACGGCGTGCCGTGATGGGAATCTCTTCGCCCGTCTTCGGATTGCGGCCCGGCCGCTGCGGCTTGTCGCGCAACTGGAAATTGCCGAAACCGGACAACTTGACGGCTTCGCCACGCTCAAGCGCATTGCGGATCTCGTCAAAAAAGGTCTCGACCATATCCTTCGCTTCGCGCTTGTTCAGGCCCACTTGCTCGAACAACAGTTCGGCCAGCTCCGCCTTGGTCAAGGTGGGTAAATCTTTTTCCGCTTCCTGGCGCACCTTGGCAACCAGCATGGCCCGATGCAAATCGGCGGCCAGTGCGGATTGCAGTACGGCGGAATCAACGTCGCTGTTATTAATTTTCCTGCCCTGCCTTTTCTGTGCGCCCGAGCCCGCCACATGGCAAGCTCATCTACGGTTGACGACGGAAAGGCCGTCACACAAGGCGACGGCCAGTCCGGTAATTACGAACGCAGTTTCGCGTCGTGGCCCTGCTTTGCCGCATCGATCAGGACGGCCATCAGGCCATCGACGACATCGTCTTGCAGGGTGTTTTGAGTATCTTGCAAGCTAATCCGGAAAGCAAGGCTTTTTTCATCCGTTTCCAGCCCTTTTCCACGATATTCATCAAATAAAACAATGGCTTGCACGATACGCGCGGCAGGGCTTGCCTTGGCGGCGGCGTGGAAGCTGTCGAGCAGATCCTGCACCGCTACCGATTGCTTGACGACCACGGCCAGGTCGCGGCTGGCGCCAGGGAATTTCGAGATTTCCTGGTACGCGGGCACGACTCTTTGCGTCAGGGCAGCGGCGTCCACTTCGAACAGCACGGGCGCCAGCGGCAAGTCGTACTTTTGCATCCAGCGCGGGTGCAATTCGCCGATGAAACCGATGACCTTGCCGTCGAGTTCCACGTTGGCCGAACGGCCCGGATGCAGGGCCGGGTGCTCCGCCTTGGTGAAACGCAAGACCAGCGGCGCGAACAGCGCTTCCAGGTCCGCCTTCACGTCGAAGAAGTCGACCGTGCGGGCTGGCTGGCCCCACTGCTCGTCGGCTACCGCGCCGTAGGCCATGGCCGCCACGCGCTTCGGCTGGGCGTAGCCAGCCACCGACAACGGACCGTTTTGCACGCTGTCGTCGCGCTGGTAGATGGCGCCCACTTCGAAGATGCGCACGCGGTTCGTCTTGCGGTTCAGGTTATAGCGCACGTTGGCGATCAGGCTGCCGATCAGCGAGGAACGCATCACGCTCATCTGGCTGGCGATCGGGTTCTGCAATTTGATCGGGTTCGTGTTGCCCGAGAAATCGCGCTCCCATGCCGTATCGACAAAGCTCATGTTAACCACTTCCTGGAAGCCCAGGTCGGCCAGCTCATGACGTACCGCAAACAAGGAGCGGGTATTTTCTGGTGCAATCTGCATCACGTTCGCGGCCACGGGCGGCAAGGTCGGGATGTTTTCAAAGCCGTACACGCGCGCCACTTCCTCGATCAGGTCTTCCTCGATCTCGATGTCGAAACGGTAGCTGGGCGACGTCACGGAAAACACGCCATCAAGCAAAGTGAATGGCAGGGCCAGGCGCGTGAAGATATCGGCGATCAGCTCATCATTGAGCGGCACGCCGATGACTTTTTGCGCGCGCGCCGTGCGCATCGATACGGGCTGGCGCTGCGGCAAATTCACCACGTGGTCGTCGACGGGGCCGACGGTCGTTGCTGGCGTGCCGCAGATTTCCACGATCAGGGCCGTGATGCGCTCGATGTGCTCGACGGTGGTGGCGAAATCGACGCCGCGCTCGAAGCGGTGTGCCGCATCGGTCGAGAAATTCAGACGACGCGCGCGGCCTTGAATGGCGTTCGGCCACCAGAATGCCGCTTCCAGATAGATGCTGTCCGTATCGTCCGACACGGAGCTGGCGTCGCCGCCCATGATGCCGGCCAGCGATTCGATTTCTTTATCATCAGCAATGACGCCGATCCACTCGTCGACGGCGATGGTGTTGCCATTCAACAGCTTGACGGATTCGCCCGCCTTGCCCCAACGCACGTCGAGGCTGCCGTGGATCTTCGCCAGGTCAAACACGTGGCTGGGACGGCCCAGTTCCAGCATGACATAGTTGGAAATATCGACCAGGGCCGACAGCGGACGCTGGCCGCTGCGCTCGAGGCGCTGCTTCATCCAGTCCGGCGTGGCCGCCTTGGCGTTCAAACCGCGGATGACGCGGCCCGTGAAACGGCCGCACAGGTCCGGTGCGCTCACTTTCACGGGCAGGATTTCGTCGCTGGAAACCGGCACGGTGCGGAACTGCGGCGCATTCAGGGGCACGCCCGTGAGGGCCGACACTTCGCGCGCCACACCGAGCACGGACAGGCAGTCAGCCTTGTTCGGCGTCAACTTGATGGTGAATTTCAAGTCGTTCAAAGCAAAGTAATCGCGGAAATTCTGGCCGATCGGCGCGTCGTCCGGCAACTCCATCAAGCCGGCGTTTTCTTCCGACAATTTCAATTCGCACGCGGAGCACAGCATGCCTTGCGACTCGACGCCGCGCAGCTGGCCCACCTTGATTTCAAATGGCTTGCCATCGGCGCCAGGCGGCAGCACGGCGCCAGCCATTGCGCAGACGACTTTCAAGCCAGGACGCACGTTGGGTGCGCCGCAGACGATGTTGAGCATGGTGCCCGTGCCGACGTCGACCTGGCACACATTCAGGCGGTCCGCATTCGGATGTTTTTCCATCTCCAGGACCAGGCCCACCACCACGTTCGAGAACGGGGGAGCGACAGGATCGACGTCCTCGACTTCGAGACCGGACATGGTCAGCAGATGGGCCAGTTCGTCCGAAGTCATCTTCGGATCGACCATGGTACGGAGCCAGTTTTCGGAAAATTGCATAATCAAGCCTTCAAATGGTCAAAGCTCACAGCGCGAGCGCACAGGCGCTCAAGCGCCATGAATCAAACGGAACAACGCTTAGTTGAATTGCTTCAAGAAACGCAAGTCGCCTTCATAGAACAGGCGCAGGTCATTGATGCCGTAACGCAGCATCGTCAAGCGTTCCAGGCCGGAGCCGAAAGCAAAACCGATGAATTTCTCGGGATCGAGGCCGAAGTTCTTCACTACGGTCGGATGCACCTGGCCGGCGCCCGACACTTCCAGCCAGCGGCCTTTCAACGGGCCGGAGCCAAAGGCGATGTCGATCTCGGCCGACGGTTCCGTGAACGGGAAGTACGACGGGCGGAAGCGCACCTGCAGGTCGTCCGTTTCAAAGAAGGCCTTGACGAAATTCAGATACACGCCCTTCAGGTCGGCAAAGCTGATGTCTTCGGCAATCCACAGGCCTTCGACCTGGTGGAACATCGGCGAATGGGTGGCGTCGCTGTCGACGCGGTAGGTGCGGCCCGGCGCGATGACCTTGATCGGCGGCGTATGCGTGCGCGCATAGCGCACCTGCATCGGGCTCGTGTGCGTGCGCAACAGCAAGGGCTTGCCATCGGTGTCATTGCCATCGATGTAGAACGTGTCTTGCATGGAACGGGCTGGATGGTTTTCCGGGCTGTTGAGCGCCGTGAAGTTAGTCCAGTCGTTTTCGATTTCGGGACCGTCGGCCACGTCGAAACCGATGGAGCGGAAGATTTCCTCGACCCGCTCCCATGTGCGCATCACGGGATGGATGCCGCCGGGCATGCGGCCACGGCCTGGCAGGGTCACGTCGATCGCTTCGGCGTTCAGACGGCCTTGCATCTGGGCATCGGCCAGTGCATCACGGCGCGCCGTCAGCGCGTCCTCGATCTGTACTTTGACGGCGTTGATCAGGGCGCCCTGCGCCTTGCGCGCGTCCGGGTCCAGTTTGCCCAGGCCCTTCATCATTTCAGTAATCTGGCCAGTCTTGCCCAGGTAGCGGGCTTTGGCGTTTTCAAGTGCGGCAGCGTCTGCGGCGGCGATAAAGTCAGCCTGGGCCGAGACGACGAGTTCTTCTAGGGAGTTCATGCGGCATTTCCTGTTTTGGACATCAATTCTGGACTCAGTGATCAAAAGTCCAACAATCAAAAACGGAAACGGGGCATAAGGTGTTAAAACCCCTGCCCCGCTCTTTATAACGTCACCCTGTGGATGACGTTGTGCAATGACCGATGCTTACGCAGCGATTTTTGCTTTAACTGCGTTGACAATCGCAGCGAATGCTGGCTTGTCCATCACAGCCATATCGGCCAGGACTTTACGGTCCAGTTCGATATTTGCTTTTTTCAAGCCGTTCATGAATACGCTGTACGTTACGCCATGCTCACGGGAAGCGGCGTTGATACGAGCGATCCACAGGCGGCGGAAAACGCGTTTCTTGTTGCGGCGATCGCGGTAAGCGTATTGGCCAGCGCGCATAACTGCTTGCTTGGCAACACGGTATACACGGCTGCGGCGACCA
Above is a genomic segment from Janthinobacterium sp. 64 containing:
- a CDS encoding sensor histidine kinase codes for the protein MYFTAEPAPNHRLPLYKTILCVTCALLLVLNGFSLYHNLQSLKGTNALLSQSARVADRLQYLNVLVLDAESSLRGYFISGSETYLGPSKTAATEIDNELNELQSLLAGSPTQLKNLAQLKSLIRRKMSMLQESIEVYKQGGLAEIVNISRVTDDRATMDEIRLQVVIMTREQNEALSSGSAAFYHEYQKAVLLGIGINALAILVLIMFYQLVRRSFQNRAAVEYALQNANDTLESTVSKRTEQLSVLSRHLISVNEVEKARLARELHDELGANLTSISMDLGAVTQQLAHTQPELATQLRRAKATLLETVELKRRIVEDLRPSLLDNLGLCAAIESYCEDFSRMSSVRCETDVAINIDNREATLTIALFRIVQESLTNILKYARAGMVSVTLKRNEHGLVLRVIDDGIGITEDALQKPMSHGLLGMRERALLLGGTLTVRQGPEGKGTCVEAVIPLPLTPEPEELSEDASV
- a CDS encoding response regulator; the protein is MIRVAICDDHQIVRAGFKQIFSSSSDFSVVAEAGTGREALDIARREICDVLLLDIAMPDQSGIDTLRTIRQGQPELPVLILSGYPAQQYALNLFKMGANGYLNKECEADELMTAVRTVFQGRRYVSSTVGELLAQSFDRDTNAALHTELSDREFQVFLRLARGATVSDIGVALSLSIKTVSTYRTRIMEKMGLQSNSDLTYYAMKNNLLD
- a CDS encoding MerR family transcriptional regulator; amino-acid sequence: MNERISKTELIALPPIPAKRYFTIGEVSELCGVKPHVLRYWEQEFSQLKPVKRRGNRRYYQHHEVLLIRRIRELLYEQGFTISGARNKLDSRGASHAVLDELPVLPAMPVVPQEAPLDRVWIRNELMAILNLLK
- a CDS encoding integration host factor subunit alpha; translation: MLVAKVRQEAEKDLPTLTKAELAELLFEQVGLNKREAKDMVETFFDEIRNALERGEAVKLSGFGNFQLRDKPQRPGRNPKTGEEIPITARRVVTFHASQKLKSMVEETSPLARAA
- the pheT gene encoding phenylalanine--tRNA ligase subunit beta, whose protein sequence is MQFSENWLRTMVDPKMTSDELAHLLTMSGLEVEDVDPVAPPFSNVVVGLVLEMEKHPNADRLNVCQVDVGTGTMLNIVCGAPNVRPGLKVVCAMAGAVLPPGADGKPFEIKVGQLRGVESQGMLCSACELKLSEENAGLMELPDDAPIGQNFRDYFALNDLKFTIKLTPNKADCLSVLGVAREVSALTGVPLNAPQFRTVPVSSDEILPVKVSAPDLCGRFTGRVIRGLNAKAATPDWMKQRLERSGQRPLSALVDISNYVMLELGRPSHVFDLAKIHGSLDVRWGKAGESVKLLNGNTIAVDEWIGVIADDKEIESLAGIMGGDASSVSDDTDSIYLEAAFWWPNAIQGRARRLNFSTDAAHRFERGVDFATTVEHIERITALIVEICGTPATTVGPVDDHVVNLPQRQPVSMRTARAQKVIGVPLNDELIADIFTRLALPFTLLDGVFSVTSPSYRFDIEIEEDLIEEVARVYGFENIPTLPPVAANVMQIAPENTRSLFAVRHELADLGFQEVVNMSFVDTAWERDFSGNTNPIKLQNPIASQMSVMRSSLIGSLIANVRYNLNRKTNRVRIFEVGAIYQRDDSVQNGPLSVAGYAQPKRVAAMAYGAVADEQWGQPARTVDFFDVKADLEALFAPLVLRFTKAEHPALHPGRSANVELDGKVIGFIGELHPRWMQKYDLPLAPVLFEVDAAALTQRVVPAYQEISKFPGASRDLAVVVKQSVAVQDLLDSFHAAAKASPAARIVQAIVLFDEYRGKGLETDEKSLAFRISLQDTQNTLQDDVVDGLMAVLIDAAKQGHDAKLRS
- the pheS gene encoding phenylalanine--tRNA ligase subunit alpha, yielding MNSLEELVVSAQADFIAAADAAALENAKARYLGKTGQITEMMKGLGKLDPDARKAQGALINAVKVQIEDALTARRDALADAQMQGRLNAEAIDVTLPGRGRMPGGIHPVMRTWERVEEIFRSIGFDVADGPEIENDWTNFTALNSPENHPARSMQDTFYIDGNDTDGKPLLLRTHTSPMQVRYARTHTPPIKVIAPGRTYRVDSDATHSPMFHQVEGLWIAEDISFADLKGVYLNFVKAFFETDDLQVRFRPSYFPFTEPSAEIDIAFGSGPLKGRWLEVSGAGQVHPTVVKNFGLDPEKFIGFAFGSGLERLTMLRYGINDLRLFYEGDLRFLKQFN
- the rplT gene encoding 50S ribosomal protein L20, whose amino-acid sequence is MPRVKRGVTARARHKKILVQAKGYRGRRSRVYRVAKQAVMRAGQYAYRDRRNKKRVFRRLWIARINAASREHGVTYSVFMNGLKKANIELDRKVLADMAVMDKPAFAAIVNAVKAKIAA